One window of Mesorhizobium loti R88b genomic DNA carries:
- the xdhB gene encoding xanthine dehydrogenase molybdopterin binding subunit, giving the protein MNKHATSNLKPEKIVGGVATDQRHDSAHKHVSGTAVYIDDMPEPAGTLHVGLGLSKVAHGTLKSVDLSAVRTAPGVLDVLTYADVPGENDVSPSNMHDDPVLAEGKVQFFGQPIFAVIAETRDAARRAARLARIEYEELPAILGIWPLDPLQDRLVTTPLTLRRGDAAAAIAAAPRRVKGRMKLGGQDHFYLEGQVSLAVPGEDDEVTVYCSTQGPSETQHLVSHVLGVPSHAVTVEVRRMGGGFGGKETQANQCAAIAAIAAKKHKCAVKARLDRDEDMTATGKRHDFAIDYEVGFDNEGNILGVDFMFALNAGFSADLSGPVGDRALFHCDNAYFYPNVHAKSAPLYTNTVSNTAFRGFGGPQGMIGAERVIDEVAFAVGKDSLEIRKLNFYDPMEAIGARDVTPYHQKVEDNIIQRIVAELEESANYARRRREIQAFNANSRFIKRGLALTPVKFGISFTKTESNQAGALVHVYADGSVHMNHGGTEMGQGLHLKVAQVVAEEFQIDLARVKITATTTAKVPNTAPTAASSGADLNGMAAQDAARQIRKRLTDFAAEKYQVPVDQVVFLPNRVRVGNQEISFNDLIKQAFIARVQLSAAGFYKTPKIHWDRAKGQGHAFYYYAYGAACSEVSVDTLTGEYVVERADILHDCGRSLNRAIDIGQVEGGFIQGMGWLTTEELWWDDKGRLRTHAPSTYKIPLASDRPKIFNVALTDWSQAYEPTIHRSKAVGEPPLPHGMSVLHALSDAVASVADHKICPRLDAPATPERVLMAIERLKKEVKAGA; this is encoded by the coding sequence ATGAACAAGCACGCCACATCAAATCTCAAACCCGAAAAGATCGTCGGTGGCGTCGCCACCGACCAGCGCCATGACTCGGCCCACAAGCATGTCAGCGGCACCGCCGTCTATATCGACGACATGCCGGAACCGGCAGGCACGCTGCATGTCGGGCTCGGCCTCTCGAAGGTGGCGCATGGCACGCTGAAGAGTGTCGACCTCTCGGCCGTGCGGACAGCCCCCGGCGTCCTCGATGTGCTGACCTATGCCGACGTGCCCGGCGAAAACGACGTCTCGCCCTCCAACATGCATGACGACCCGGTGCTGGCGGAAGGCAAGGTGCAGTTCTTCGGCCAGCCGATCTTCGCGGTCATTGCTGAAACACGGGATGCTGCGCGCCGTGCCGCGCGGCTGGCCAGGATCGAATATGAGGAACTTCCAGCCATCCTCGGCATCTGGCCGCTGGATCCGCTCCAGGACAGGCTGGTCACCACGCCGTTGACCTTGCGGCGCGGCGATGCTGCTGCGGCAATCGCCGCGGCGCCCCGTCGGGTGAAAGGGCGCATGAAGCTCGGCGGACAGGACCACTTCTACCTTGAGGGCCAGGTATCGTTGGCGGTGCCGGGCGAAGACGACGAGGTCACGGTCTATTGCTCGACCCAGGGGCCGAGCGAGACCCAGCACCTTGTCTCTCATGTGCTCGGCGTGCCGAGCCATGCGGTGACGGTCGAGGTTCGCCGCATGGGCGGCGGCTTCGGCGGCAAGGAAACACAGGCCAACCAGTGCGCGGCAATCGCCGCCATCGCGGCCAAGAAGCACAAGTGCGCCGTCAAGGCCAGGCTCGATCGCGATGAGGACATGACCGCCACCGGCAAGCGGCACGACTTCGCCATTGATTATGAGGTCGGCTTCGACAACGAGGGCAATATACTCGGTGTCGACTTCATGTTCGCCCTCAACGCCGGCTTCTCGGCCGACCTGTCCGGTCCTGTCGGCGACCGTGCGCTGTTCCATTGCGACAACGCCTATTTCTATCCGAACGTCCACGCCAAATCGGCGCCGCTCTACACCAACACCGTTTCCAACACGGCCTTCCGGGGCTTCGGTGGTCCGCAAGGCATGATCGGCGCCGAGCGGGTCATCGATGAGGTTGCCTTCGCGGTCGGCAAGGATTCGCTCGAAATCCGCAAGCTGAATTTCTATGACCCGATGGAGGCCATCGGCGCGCGCGACGTCACGCCCTACCACCAGAAGGTAGAGGACAACATCATCCAGCGAATCGTCGCCGAACTGGAGGAAAGCGCCAACTATGCGCGGCGGCGGCGCGAGATACAGGCCTTCAACGCCAACAGCCGCTTCATCAAGCGCGGCCTGGCGCTGACGCCGGTGAAGTTCGGCATCTCCTTCACCAAGACCGAGTCCAACCAGGCCGGCGCCTTGGTGCATGTCTATGCCGACGGTTCCGTGCACATGAATCATGGCGGCACGGAAATGGGGCAGGGCCTGCACCTCAAAGTGGCGCAGGTCGTGGCGGAAGAATTCCAGATCGACCTCGCCAGAGTGAAGATCACCGCCACCACCACCGCCAAGGTGCCGAACACGGCGCCGACAGCGGCGTCCTCGGGCGCCGACCTCAATGGCATGGCGGCGCAGGATGCGGCGCGGCAAATCCGCAAGCGGCTCACCGATTTCGCCGCCGAGAAATATCAGGTGCCGGTCGATCAGGTGGTGTTCCTGCCCAATCGGGTTCGCGTCGGCAACCAGGAAATCAGCTTCAACGATCTGATCAAGCAGGCTTTTATTGCACGCGTGCAGCTCTCTGCCGCCGGTTTCTACAAGACGCCGAAGATCCATTGGGACCGCGCCAAGGGCCAGGGCCACGCCTTCTATTATTACGCCTATGGCGCGGCCTGCTCTGAAGTGTCCGTCGATACGCTGACCGGCGAATATGTCGTCGAGCGCGCGGACATCCTGCATGATTGCGGCCGCTCACTGAACCGGGCGATCGACATCGGCCAGGTCGAGGGCGGCTTCATCCAGGGCATGGGCTGGCTGACGACAGAGGAACTGTGGTGGGACGACAAGGGCCGGCTGCGCACGCATGCGCCGTCCACCTACAAGATCCCGCTGGCGTCCGATCGCCCGAAGATTTTCAACGTGGCGCTGACCGACTGGTCGCAGGCTTACGAACCGACCATCCATCGTTCCAAGGCGGTCGGCGAGCCGCCGCTGCCGCACGGCATGTCGGTTCTGCACGCGCTGTCGGACGCGGTGGCCAGCGTCGCCGACCACAAGATCTGCCCGCGTCTCGATGCGCCGGCAACGCCGGAACGCGTGTTGATGGCAATCGAGCGGTTGAAGAAAGAGGTCAAGGCAGGCGCCTGA
- the xdhA gene encoding xanthine dehydrogenase small subunit, translated as MAKISIRNEIRFILNGRDVVLSSVAPDATLLDWLRLDRSLRGTKEGCAEGDCGACTVLVGKLTAGGLVYESVNACIRFLGSLDGTHVVTVEQLRGEPGQLHPVQQAMVDFHGSQCGFCTPGFVMSLYGLWMKSPDPSNAAIEKALQGNLCRCTGYEAIMRAAHAISSYGKAAKDPLAAERKAITARLEAMHDGARVEIGSAKARLIVPANVDDFATVLDKEPGATIVAGSTDVGLWVTKHMRDISPVVFIGNLDGLCTISEDKGVISIGAGVTYTEAFSRLAKRIPALGPLFDRIGGEQVRNMGTIGGNIANGSPIGDTPPPLIALGARLTLRRGKKRRTIPLQDFFIAYGKQDRQPGEFVEAVHVPVPAKDTKFAVYKITKRRDEDITAALGAFFLTLAKDGTVADVRIAYGGMAATPKRASSVEQALRGKPWTEATVGTAMAEYARDFTPLTDMRASAEYRALAAKNLLLRFFAETSGTREPIQVSRDEAA; from the coding sequence ATGGCCAAGATTTCTATCCGCAACGAGATCCGCTTCATCCTGAATGGCCGGGATGTCGTGCTGTCGTCGGTGGCGCCTGATGCGACCTTGCTCGACTGGCTGCGGCTTGACCGTTCGCTGCGCGGCACCAAGGAAGGCTGCGCCGAGGGCGATTGCGGCGCCTGCACCGTGCTGGTCGGCAAACTCACGGCTGGCGGCTTGGTCTATGAAAGCGTCAATGCCTGCATCCGCTTCCTCGGGTCGCTGGACGGCACCCATGTCGTGACGGTGGAGCAGCTGCGCGGCGAACCCGGCCAGTTGCATCCCGTCCAGCAGGCGATGGTCGATTTCCACGGCTCGCAATGCGGCTTCTGCACGCCGGGCTTCGTCATGTCGCTCTACGGCCTTTGGATGAAATCACCCGACCCGTCGAACGCGGCCATCGAAAAAGCTTTGCAGGGCAATCTCTGCCGCTGCACCGGCTACGAGGCGATCATGCGCGCCGCGCACGCCATCTCCAGCTATGGCAAGGCGGCGAAGGATCCGCTGGCGGCGGAGCGCAAGGCGATCACGGCGAGGCTGGAAGCCATGCATGACGGTGCGCGGGTCGAGATCGGTTCGGCCAAGGCGCGGCTTATCGTGCCGGCCAATGTCGACGATTTCGCCACAGTGCTCGACAAGGAGCCGGGCGCCACCATCGTTGCCGGTTCGACCGATGTCGGCCTGTGGGTGACCAAGCACATGCGCGATATTTCACCGGTGGTCTTCATCGGCAATCTCGATGGGCTGTGCACCATCTCCGAAGACAAGGGCGTGATATCGATCGGCGCCGGCGTCACCTACACCGAAGCCTTCTCGAGGCTCGCCAAACGCATCCCGGCACTGGGGCCGTTGTTCGACCGCATCGGCGGCGAACAGGTGCGCAACATGGGCACCATCGGCGGCAACATCGCCAACGGCTCGCCGATCGGCGACACGCCGCCGCCCTTGATTGCGCTCGGTGCGCGGCTCACGCTGCGCAGGGGCAAGAAGCGGCGCACCATCCCGCTGCAGGATTTCTTCATCGCTTACGGCAAGCAGGACCGGCAGCCGGGCGAATTCGTCGAGGCGGTGCACGTGCCCGTGCCCGCCAAGGACACGAAATTTGCCGTCTACAAGATCACCAAGCGCCGCGACGAGGACATCACGGCGGCACTCGGCGCCTTTTTCCTGACGCTGGCCAAGGACGGCACGGTCGCCGATGTGCGCATCGCCTATGGCGGCATGGCGGCGACGCCGAAGCGGGCATCTTCTGTCGAACAGGCGCTGCGCGGCAAACCCTGGACCGAAGCGACGGTCGGGACGGCGATGGCTGAATACGCCAGGGATTTCACCCCGCTCACCGACATGCGGGCGTCAGCCGAATACCGCGCTCTGGCGGCGAAAAACCTGTTGCTGCGCTTCTTTGCTGAGACCAGTGGCACCAGGGAGCCGATCCAGGTTTCAAGAGACGAGGCGGCCTGA
- the uraH gene encoding hydroxyisourate hydrolase, which translates to MAETSKADGGRLTTHVLDTATGKPAAGLSIALYHLDGAARTLLKTVATNGDGRCDAPLLAGSEFRTGEYELVFAAGDYLRGQGIKLPNPAFLDSVPIRFGMADAVHYHVPLLISPYGYSTYRGS; encoded by the coding sequence ATGGCAGAGACGTCGAAAGCCGATGGCGGGCGCCTGACGACCCACGTGCTGGACACGGCGACCGGCAAGCCGGCGGCCGGGTTGTCAATCGCGCTCTATCATCTCGATGGCGCCGCACGCACGCTGCTGAAGACGGTCGCAACCAACGGCGATGGCCGTTGCGATGCACCGCTGCTGGCAGGCAGCGAATTCCGCACCGGCGAATACGAACTGGTGTTCGCCGCCGGCGACTATCTGCGCGGCCAGGGCATAAAGCTGCCTAATCCCGCCTTCCTCGACAGCGTGCCGATCCGCTTCGGCATGGCCGACGCTGTTCACTATCATGTACCATTGCTGATCTCGCCCTACGGCTATTCGACCTACAGGGGGAGCTGA
- the puuE gene encoding allantoinase PuuE, which yields MRYIRDMRGYGANPPDPKWPGGAHVAVQFVVNYEEGGENCVLHGDKASEAFLSEIVGAAPWVGQRHWNMESIYEYGARAGFWRLLRLFSEAEVPVTCYGVASALARSPDQVAAMQEAGWEIASHGLRWIDYRDHSAEDERRDLEAAIKLHYEVTGERPTGWYTGRTSVNTVRIVAEEGGFDYVSDTYDDELPYWFEHSGGTQLIIPYTLDANDMRFATPQGFNSGDQFFAYLKDSFDTLYAEGKAGRPRMMNIGLHCRLVGRPGRVAALKRFVDYVRSHDKVWLARRIDIAKHWQENHPYKPAARRPSKMEFETFVHTFGGVFEHSPWIAERAYELELGPAHDTAGGLHNALCRIFRAASETERLGVLNAHPDLAGKLAKARRLTAESTKEQASAGLDALTDKERELFSKLNAAYVTTFGFPFIIAVRGKTKEEILAEFEARIGNSRGVELDTACKQVERIALLRLRDMLPR from the coding sequence ATGCGTTATATCAGAGACATGCGCGGCTACGGAGCCAATCCGCCGGATCCGAAATGGCCCGGCGGCGCGCATGTCGCGGTGCAGTTCGTCGTCAATTACGAGGAGGGCGGCGAGAACTGCGTGCTGCACGGCGACAAGGCCTCGGAAGCGTTCCTGTCGGAGATCGTTGGCGCCGCCCCATGGGTCGGCCAGCGCCATTGGAACATGGAATCAATCTATGAATATGGCGCGCGGGCCGGCTTCTGGCGGCTGTTGCGCCTCTTCAGCGAGGCCGAAGTGCCAGTGACCTGCTACGGCGTTGCCTCAGCACTCGCCCGCTCGCCCGATCAGGTCGCCGCCATGCAGGAAGCCGGCTGGGAGATCGCCTCGCACGGGCTGAGATGGATCGACTACCGCGACCATAGCGCCGAGGACGAGCGCCGCGACCTCGAAGCGGCGATCAAGCTGCACTACGAGGTGACCGGCGAGCGTCCGACCGGCTGGTATACGGGCCGCACCTCGGTCAACACGGTGCGCATCGTGGCCGAAGAGGGCGGCTTCGACTACGTCTCCGACACCTATGACGACGAACTGCCCTACTGGTTCGAGCACAGCGGCGGCACGCAGCTCATCATTCCCTATACGCTCGACGCCAACGACATGCGCTTCGCCACGCCGCAGGGCTTCAATTCGGGCGATCAGTTCTTTGCCTATCTGAAGGACAGTTTCGACACGCTCTATGCCGAGGGCAAGGCCGGCCGGCCACGCATGATGAATATCGGCCTGCATTGCCGGCTCGTCGGGCGGCCGGGCCGAGTGGCCGCGCTGAAGCGTTTCGTCGACTATGTCAGGTCGCACGACAAAGTCTGGCTGGCACGGCGCATCGACATCGCCAAACACTGGCAAGAGAACCATCCCTACAAGCCGGCAGCACGCAGACCTTCGAAGATGGAATTCGAAACCTTCGTTCACACCTTTGGCGGCGTGTTCGAACATTCGCCCTGGATTGCCGAGCGGGCCTACGAGCTGGAGCTCGGTCCGGCGCATGACACGGCGGGCGGCCTGCACAATGCGCTCTGCCGTATCTTCCGCGCCGCCAGCGAGACCGAGCGGCTGGGCGTACTCAACGCCCATCCCGACCTTGCCGGCAAGCTGGCCAAAGCGAGACGGCTGACGGCGGAATCAACCAAAGAACAGGCCTCCGCCGGCCTCGACGCCTTGACCGATAAGGAACGCGAACTGTTTTCCAAGCTCAACGCCGCCTACGTCACCACCTTCGGCTTCCCTTTCATCATCGCGGTGCGGGGCAAGACCAAGGAAGAGATCCTGGCGGAGTTCGAGGCGCGCATCGGCAACAGCCGTGGCGTCGAACTCGATACCGCCTGCAAACAGGTGGAGCGCATCGCGCTGCTCCGCCTCAGGGATATGCTACCGCGATAG
- a CDS encoding bifunctional allantoicase/(S)-ureidoglycine aminohydrolase codes for MDTITMPKRTYYAPHGGHSGQTELLTGRAVFTEAYAVIPRGVMQDIVTSALPFWDKTRVWILSRPLSGFAETFSQYIVEVAPGGGSERPEPDAGAEGALFVVEGELTVLLAGKKHSLSPGGFAFLPPASGWTVRNESKAPVRFHWVRKTYEVVDGLDIPEAFFANEQEIAPTPMPGTEGRWATTRFVDPADLRHDMHMTIVTLEPGAVIPFAETHVMEHGLYVLEGKGVYRLNQDWVEVEAGDYMWLRAFCPQACYAGGPGKFRYLLYKDVNRHAKLGGAGIGGRAR; via the coding sequence ATGGATACGATCACGATGCCCAAGCGAACCTATTATGCGCCGCATGGCGGCCATTCTGGCCAGACAGAGTTGCTGACAGGCCGCGCCGTCTTCACCGAGGCCTATGCCGTCATCCCCAGGGGGGTGATGCAGGACATCGTCACCAGCGCCTTGCCGTTCTGGGACAAGACCCGCGTCTGGATATTGTCGCGCCCGCTGTCCGGCTTCGCCGAGACCTTCTCGCAATACATCGTCGAGGTCGCGCCCGGCGGCGGCAGCGAGCGGCCGGAGCCCGACGCCGGCGCCGAGGGGGCCCTGTTCGTGGTCGAAGGCGAATTGACGGTTCTGCTCGCCGGCAAGAAGCATAGCTTAAGCCCCGGCGGCTTCGCCTTCCTGCCACCGGCCAGCGGCTGGACGGTTCGCAACGAAAGCAAGGCGCCAGTCCGCTTCCATTGGGTTCGCAAGACTTACGAAGTGGTCGATGGTCTCGACATACCGGAAGCTTTCTTCGCCAACGAGCAGGAGATCGCACCGACGCCGATGCCCGGCACCGAGGGCCGCTGGGCGACGACGCGGTTCGTCGATCCGGCCGATCTGCGCCACGACATGCATATGACGATCGTCACGCTTGAGCCCGGCGCCGTCATTCCCTTCGCCGAGACGCATGTCATGGAACACGGTCTCTATGTGCTGGAGGGCAAGGGGGTCTATCGCCTCAACCAGGACTGGGTCGAGGTCGAGGCCGGCGACTATATGTGGCTGCGCGCCTTCTGCCCGCAGGCCTGCTATGCCGGCGGGCCGGGAAAATTCCGCTATCTGCTCTACAAGGACGTCAACCGGCACGCCAAGCTCGGCGGGGCGGGCATTGGCGGTCGCGCGCGGTGA
- a CDS encoding ureidoglycolate lyase has protein sequence MTRITAQKLTRAAFAPFGDVIDMGGDNHYPINGGRAERYHDLATAEAAGPNARVLISMVRGTPYELPLKLTMVERHPFGSQAFIPLSPRPFLVVVCRDGKEGPGEPHAFITAPGQGINYSRNLWHGVLTPLGEAQDFLIVDRGGDGSNLEEFHFSHAYEIHLPDGILS, from the coding sequence GTGACCCGCATCACAGCACAGAAGCTGACCCGTGCGGCATTTGCCCCCTTCGGCGATGTCATCGACATGGGCGGCGACAATCACTACCCGATCAATGGCGGGCGCGCCGAGCGCTACCACGACCTTGCCACCGCCGAAGCAGCAGGGCCGAACGCCCGCGTGCTGATCTCGATGGTGCGCGGCACGCCTTATGAACTGCCGCTGAAGCTGACCATGGTCGAGCGTCACCCCTTCGGCAGCCAGGCTTTTATTCCGCTGTCGCCGCGGCCATTCCTGGTCGTCGTCTGCCGTGACGGCAAGGAGGGGCCGGGCGAGCCGCACGCCTTCATCACCGCGCCCGGACAAGGCATCAACTATTCCCGCAATCTTTGGCATGGCGTGCTGACGCCGCTCGGCGAGGCTCAGGATTTCCTGATTGTCGACCGTGGCGGTGACGGCTCCAACCTCGAAGAATTCCATTTCTCGCACGCCTACGAGATCCATCTCCCCGACGGGATTCTTTCATGA
- a CDS encoding nucleoside deaminase yields MTDISLIDRLLDVIEHDIVPKTAEGVSHGNKLFGAAILRKDDRSLVLAETNNEMENPLWHGEVHCLKRFYEMPKAERVDTKDALFIATHEPCSLCLSAITWTGFDNFYYLFSHEDSRDSFAIPHDLKILKEVFTLDPGGYNAENAYWKSFSIRRLVRALPEADRQRLEARIGKISARYDELSGAYQESKAENDIPLN; encoded by the coding sequence ATGACCGACATTTCGCTGATCGACCGCCTGCTCGACGTCATCGAGCACGACATTGTGCCGAAGACGGCCGAGGGTGTCTCACACGGCAACAAGCTGTTCGGGGCGGCGATCCTGCGCAAGGACGACCGCTCGCTGGTGCTGGCCGAGACCAACAACGAGATGGAAAACCCGCTCTGGCATGGCGAGGTGCACTGCCTGAAGCGATTCTACGAAATGCCAAAGGCGGAACGCGTCGACACCAAGGACGCACTTTTCATCGCCACGCATGAGCCCTGTTCGCTCTGCCTGTCGGCTATCACCTGGACCGGCTTCGACAATTTCTACTATCTGTTCAGCCATGAAGATTCGCGCGACAGTTTTGCCATCCCGCACGATCTGAAGATCCTGAAAGAGGTCTTCACCCTCGACCCCGGCGGCTACAATGCCGAGAATGCCTATTGGAAGAGCTTTTCCATCCGTCGGCTGGTGCGGGCGCTGCCCGAGGCAGACCGCCAGCGGCTGGAAGCGCGTATCGGCAAGATCTCGGCACGCTACGACGAACTGTCCGGCGCCTATCAGGAAAGCAAGGCTGAGAACGACATTCCGCTGAATTGA
- a CDS encoding CocE/NonD family hydrolase — protein sequence MKTITEFPRKVIEFPDMGIVMPDGCRLSARVWMPEDAGDDPVPVILEHLPYRKRDGTIFRDQLTHPYFAGHGYASIRVDMRGNGDSEGLMDDEYSEQELQDACDVIAWAAAQPWCNGNVGMMGISWGGFNCLQVAAKQPPALRAVISLCSTVDRYADDIHYKGGCLLIENFGWASTMLSYSSRPPDPLIAGDNRWRDLWLTRLENQSFLLPLWLSHQHRDAYWKRGSICEDFSVVKAAVLSIGGWHDGYRNTISNLVTSIEAPVKGIVGPWIHKYPHYAGPQPAIGFLQEALRWWDHWLKGAETGVENDPAYRAYVMDSVRPARWHPERPGRWVAEKEWPSPAIKTEKIELIAAGCKPAIVASPQTCGLAGGEYFPFTFGPELPGDQRPDDALSVCFDQPELTEAIDIVGAPDVKVTFSSDRPQANIAVRLCDVHPDGASELISYGVLNLTHRNSHEFPQALVPDETVSARVVLDQCAYRVPAGHRLRIAVSNAYWPMIWPSPEPVRLILSAATLSLPMRPLATSDEVTFAEPEGATPWATETVRAANSERHVDRDEKTGIVTLSISDDFGEVRDLDHGLVNGSIARESWVIHPDNPLSASGKTHWTQTLSRNGWSVRTETWAEMRSDAQNFIVSARIEAYEGEKIVFERNFEKKIPRALV from the coding sequence ATGAAAACCATCACCGAATTTCCCCGCAAGGTCATCGAGTTCCCTGACATGGGCATCGTCATGCCGGATGGCTGCCGGCTGTCGGCGCGGGTGTGGATGCCGGAGGATGCCGGCGACGATCCGGTGCCTGTCATCCTCGAGCATCTGCCCTACCGCAAGCGCGATGGCACCATTTTTCGCGACCAGTTGACGCATCCCTATTTCGCCGGCCACGGCTATGCCTCGATCCGTGTCGACATGCGCGGCAATGGCGATTCCGAAGGGCTGATGGACGACGAATATTCCGAACAGGAATTGCAGGACGCCTGCGACGTCATCGCCTGGGCGGCGGCTCAACCCTGGTGCAACGGCAATGTCGGCATGATGGGCATTTCCTGGGGCGGCTTCAACTGCCTGCAGGTGGCCGCCAAACAGCCGCCGGCGCTGAGGGCGGTGATCAGCCTGTGTTCGACCGTCGACCGCTACGCCGACGACATCCACTACAAGGGCGGCTGCCTGCTGATCGAGAATTTCGGCTGGGCCTCGACGATGCTGTCCTATTCGTCGCGGCCGCCGGACCCCCTGATCGCAGGCGACAACCGCTGGCGCGATCTGTGGCTGACGCGGTTGGAGAACCAGTCCTTCCTGCTGCCGTTATGGCTTAGCCATCAGCATCGCGACGCCTACTGGAAACGCGGTTCGATCTGTGAGGATTTTTCCGTGGTCAAGGCGGCCGTGTTGTCGATCGGCGGCTGGCACGACGGCTACCGCAACACGATCTCCAATCTCGTCACCAGCATCGAAGCGCCGGTGAAGGGCATCGTCGGCCCCTGGATCCACAAATATCCGCACTACGCCGGACCCCAGCCGGCTATCGGCTTCCTGCAGGAAGCCTTGCGCTGGTGGGACCACTGGCTGAAGGGGGCCGAGACCGGCGTCGAGAACGATCCGGCCTACCGCGCCTATGTGATGGACAGCGTGCGCCCGGCACGCTGGCATCCCGAGCGACCTGGCCGCTGGGTGGCCGAGAAAGAATGGCCGTCGCCCGCCATCAAGACGGAGAAGATCGAGTTGATCGCGGCGGGCTGCAAACCCGCCATCGTCGCCTCGCCGCAGACCTGCGGCCTCGCCGGCGGCGAGTATTTCCCGTTCACCTTCGGCCCGGAACTGCCGGGCGACCAGCGCCCCGACGATGCGCTGTCGGTGTGTTTCGACCAACCGGAACTGACCGAGGCGATCGACATTGTCGGCGCACCGGACGTTAAGGTCACCTTCTCCTCCGATCGCCCGCAGGCCAATATCGCGGTCCGGTTGTGCGATGTGCATCCCGACGGCGCCTCGGAACTGATCTCCTATGGCGTGCTCAACCTGACACACCGCAACTCGCATGAGTTCCCGCAGGCGCTGGTGCCTGATGAGACCGTCTCCGCGCGCGTCGTGCTCGATCAATGCGCCTATCGCGTGCCGGCCGGCCACCGCCTGCGCATTGCCGTGTCGAACGCCTACTGGCCAATGATCTGGCCGTCGCCGGAACCGGTGCGCCTCATCTTGTCGGCTGCGACGCTCTCCTTGCCGATGCGCCCGCTGGCGACAAGCGACGAAGTGACGTTCGCCGAGCCGGAAGGTGCCACGCCCTGGGCGACCGAAACGGTGCGTGCCGCCAATTCCGAACGTCATGTCGATCGCGACGAGAAGACCGGAATCGTCACGCTTTCCATATCCGATGATTTCGGCGAGGTGCGCGATCTCGACCATGGCCTGGTCAATGGCAGCATCGCCCGCGAGAGCTGGGTTATCCATCCTGACAATCCATTGTCAGCCTCGGGAAAAACCCACTGGACGCAGACACTGTCGCGAAATGGATGGTCGGTGCGTACCGAGACATGGGCCGAGATGCGATCGGACGCGCAAAACTTCATCGTCAGTGCCAGAATCGAGGCCTATGAGGGTGAAAAAATCGTCTTTGAGCGCAATTTCGAGAAAAAGATTCCACGCGCGCTGGTCTGA